Part of the Halobaculum halobium genome, AGTTCGCGCCGGAACCGACCGTCGCCCGCGCCCGCGAGCTGCGGGAGGCCGCAGACCACCCGGAGTACGAGCGACTCCGCCGCGCCGCGGAGGCCGAGGCGGAGCTGTCGGACGAGGAGGTCGAGCGCGTCGCCTCGGGCGAGGCGGCCGCGGAGCTGGCCGAGGCGCGCGACCGTCGCGAGTCACTGGCGGCGACACTGGACGAGACAGGCGAGGGCGAGTGAGCGGCGCGGTCGCCGCACCGTCGGTAGGTGACGGCCGCGGGGACGAACTACTTCACAGCGCCCGCGTCCCGTCGTCGACCGACAGCACCCGCGCGTACACCGCCGTCGGGTACGACGTCCCGTCGGCCTCGAACGCGGAGGTACCGATCCGCTCGAACCCCCGCGCCTCATAGAACTCGCGCGCGTCGCGATTCTCGGTGAACGTCTCCAGCGCCAGTCGGTCGAACGCGTCGGGGACGCGGTCGACGACGCCGTCGAGGAGCGCCGACCCGACGCCCGCCCCCTGCGCGTCGGGGGCGACGTACAGCGCCCGCAACTCGGCGTCCGTGCGCTCGCAGAACGCCTTGCGGCCGTCGCCCCACACCGCGTCGACGAAGCCGACGACCGCCCCCGGCTTCCGGTCGACGGCGACGAGAAACGCCCGGTCCCGACCGGTGGCGCGGTCGTACCGCTCCTGGAGGTCGACGCCGTCGGGGACGGTCATCGCGTCGAGCGTGTCCGCCGGGAGGATGTCGGCGTAGGCGTCGCGCCAGGCGTCGCGGTTGACGACTAACGCCGCGCGGAACTCCGTCGGGGACGCCACGGGACGGACCTCGATGTCCATGTGCGTCTCTCCGAGTCGGCGGGAGGAAAGGATTCGGGGGGAAGAGAGACCAGCTGTCGGCGGCGAACGGCCGGCTACGCGGTGTCGGCCTTCGCTTCCTGCAGCGCCTGGCGGACGCCCCGGGCCAGCGCCGCGGCGCGCTCGGGGTCGGCGGACTCGGCGTACACGCGCACCTTCGGCTCGGTGCCGGAGGGGCGCACGAGCACCCAGGCGTCGCCGTAGTCGAGGCGGTAGCCGTCTTTCGTGTCGGGCTCGGCGTCGGCGGCGGCGGCGTACGCCTCGGCGGCCGCGAGCATCGCCTCCAACTCTGCGTCGGAGTCGTACGAGAGGTTCTCGCGGACGTTCGTGTAGTCGGCGTACGGCGCGACGATCTCGCTGACGGCGGCGTCGCGCTCGGCCAGCAGTTCGAGGAACTTCGCGGCGATGAACGCGCCGTCGCGAACCAGCCGGTAGTCGGGGAAAAAAATCCCGCCGTTGCCCTCGCCGGCGATGGGGACTGACTCGCCCTCGCGCCACAGCTCCTTGATCCGGGTGATGATGTTCGTCGAGCCGATGGGCGTCAGATCCAGGTTTGCGCCCGCGGCCGCACACACGTCGACGAGGCGCTGAGAGACGTTCACCGCGGCGACGGTCGTGTCGCCCTCACCGAGATCGCGGGCGGCAAGCGCCGCCAGCGAGGCGTCCCCCTCGACGTACGAACCGGTCTCGTCGAAGAAGATGGCGCGGTCGGCGTCGCCGTCGTGGGCGATCCCGACGTCGGCGTCGGCGGCGCGCACGAGTCGCCCGAGGTCGTCGAGGTTCGCCTCGACGGGCTCGGGGTCGCGACCGGGGAAGTGACCGTCCGGCTGGGCGTTCACGGTGACGACGTCGCAGCCCAACTCGCGGAAGAACTCAGGCGAGGTGAGCGCGCCGGCGCCGTGGCCGGGGTCGAGCGCGACGGTGAGGTCGGCGTCGGCGACGGCGTCGCGGTCGATCGCGTCGAGCATCTCCGCGACGTAGTCGTCGTTGGCGTCGGGCACGCGGCGGGAGCCGCCCATCCGGTCCCACGACACCGTCGTCGGCTCCTCTGCGAGGAGGCGCTCCTCGACGACTTCGAGTCGGTTCACCGGCAGCTCGATTCCGTCGTCGCCGACGAGCTTCACCCCGTTGAACTCCGGCGGGTTGTGCGACGCGGTGATCATCACCCCGGGCACCGCCTCGACCTCGCAGTAGCGGACGAGGCTCGGGGTGGGAACGACGCCCAGTCGCTCCACGTCGACGCCGGCGGCGGTGATCCCGGCGGCGGCGGCGTCGGCGAACGTCCGCCCGGAGGTACGGGTGTCGCGGCCGAGGGCGACGCGCTCGGCGTCCCACGTCGCCGCCGCGGCCGCGGCCACCCGGGAGACGAACTCCGGGGTGAACTCCTCGCCGACGACCCCGCGGGTGCCGCTCGATCCGAAGACCTTCATTCGGTTCGTGGGTCCGACGGCCGGCGGGATAGTGGTTCCGAACCGCCGCGTACCCGCCTCGGTCCGCCGTCCTCCCGCCTCCGGCGACATCGGAGAGTCAGCGGCGGCGACGGAGGCCGTTCGCGGCGGCGACGTGAGTGGTCCGCGGCTGCAACGTAGGCCGTCCGCGGCGGCGAGCGGCAGCGGGATTTACCATCTTCGACAGGGAATCGGGAGGTATGATTCACGCGACCGGTCCGCTGGTGACGGTCGACCTCGACGCCCGCGAGGCGACCGAGACGGACATCGACGACACGCTCGGCGACTTCGTCGGCGGCCGCGGCGTCGCGACGAAGCTGGCGTTCGACCGGATCCCGTTCGACGCCGACCCGCTCGGTCCGGAGAACCGCGTCTACCTCTCGACGGGCCCGCTCCAGCACTCGCAGATGAGCTTCACCGGGCGGATGAACATGACGAGCGTCTCCCCGTTGACCGACGGCCTCGCCTCATCGAACGCCGGCGGGTTCCTCTCGCGAAACTTCACGGGGACGGGCTATGCCGCCGTCGAACTGCGCGGCGCCAGCGACGTTCCGCTGGCCGTCCACGTCCGCGAGGAGGGCGTCGAGTTCGAGGAGGTGCCGGAGCTGGCGGACGCGGAGGTCCCCGCGGTGACCGAGTGGGCCGAGGAAACGCACGGCTTGGAGGCCGAACACCTCGCGTGTATCGGCCCCGCCGGCGAGCACTTGGTTCGCTACGCGTGCGTGATGACCAGCGAGACGCGCGCGTTCGGCCGCACCGGCATGGGCGCGGTGCTCGGCAGCAAGAACGTGAAAGTGCTCACGTTCGACGGCGATGCAACCGCGGACGTGGAAATCGATCCGGTGCAGACGGATATCCACCGCGAGGCAGCCACGTCGGACCACATCATGAAGCGGCAGGGGACGACAAGCGTCACCGAGTACGCCAACGAGGTGGAGGCGCTGCCGACGGACTACTTCGCTCGCACTTCCTTCGAGGGGGCGGAGGGCATCTCTGGCGACGCCGTGGAGTCGAAGAAACACAAGAAGGGGACCTGCTCGCAGTGCGCGTTCGCGTGTAAGCTCCCCACCCGCGATGAGGCCGCCGGCGTGGAGACGGAGGGCCCGGAGTTCGAGACGGTGATGGCGTGGGGGTCGAACCAGCTCGTCGACGACGTGGTCGAGGTGATGAAGGCCAACGATCGCTGTGACCGCCTCGGTGTCGACACCATCTCCGCGGGCGACACGATCGCCGCGTACCTCAAAAGCGAGGACGACCTCGGGAACCCGGAGCGCGCTCGCGAACTGCTCGGGAAGGCGGCCCGCCGCGAGGGCGAGGTCGGCGACCTGCTCGCGGAGGGCGTCCACCGCGCTGCTCCCGAGTTGGGCGTCGAAGACTGGTCGGTGAAGGGGTTGGAGTTCGCCGCCCACGACGGGCGTACCCTCAACGGACAGGGCCTCTCGTTTGCCACCTCGAACCGTGGCGCCGACCACATGTACGCCAGCTTCTACTCGAAGGAGTACCCCCTCGTCGACAAGGAGCAGGCGGTCGACAAGCGCGGGCTCGACGGGAAGGCGCCCCTGGTCGCCGCCGCGGAGAACCACAACGCGGCGCTCGACTCCGCGGTCGCCTGCAAGTTCAGCCGGGACTTCCTGACCGAAGAACGGTTCGGGGCGCTGTTGGACGCGGACTACGACGACCTGCTCGACGTGGGCGCCCGCGTCGTCGAGTTGGAGCGGGCGTTCAACAACCGCCGCGGCTTCGACCGCGCGGACGACGCGCTCCCGTACGACATCGAGGGGTTCGACGACGCGCTCGACGAGTACTACGAGGTTCGCGGCTGGCGCGTGGACGGGGTCGTTCCGGGGCTCGGTGAGGCCGACGCCGACGCCGCAACCGCCGACGACTGAGGCGAGACGCGAGCGGCGCGCGGTCGAGTCTGCGAGGCCGCGAACGGCGAAGCCGAAAGCGAACGGAGTGAACGAGCGTCTCGGATGGGCGGCCCGGGCGAGCGCTGCCGAACGCCTCGATTTCACCCCTGATACGCGGGGGCGAACGGTTATGGGGCGACGCGGTTCCGGATCGATATGAACATGAAGCAGATGTCGGCACTCTCCGTCGGGATGCTGTGCGTGCTGGCGCTGGGGGCTGCCGCGCTGGTCGCTGTGCAGGTGATCTGACGGCGCCCGGCGCGACGCCGTCGCGGCGAACCGACGGACCCAACCCCGCCCAGCGCCTGGCTTCGGTCGATGGAGATCCAGTTCCTCGGCGGCGCCCGCGAGGTGGGTCGCTCGGCGATCCTCGTCGACGACGCGCTCCTCCTCGACTACGGGATGCTGACCGGGGAGCCGCCGCAGTACCCCGTGGGCCGGCCCGAACCCGACGCGGTCGTCGTCAGCCACGGGCACCTCGATCACGTCGGCCAGGTGCCCGCTCTGCTCCGGGGCGACCGTCGCCCGCCGATCCACTGGACGCCGCCGACGGCTGAGCTCGCTCGGGTGCTCGCGCGCGATACGCTGAAGCTACGCGGCTACGACTGCACCTTCACCGAGAGCCACGTCCAGCGCCTCGGGGAGGTCGGACGGCGCCACGGGTACGGCGAGCCCTTCGTCGTCGCGGCCGGCGGCACCGACTACGAGGTCACGTTCTACGACGCCGGCCACATCCCCGGGAGCGCGCACGTTCTCGTCGATGACGGGGACGCCCGACTGTTGTACACCGCCGACTTTCACACCGACGACACCCGCCTGCTGTCGGGGTCGACCGCGCGGCCCGACGCCGACGCGGTGATCTGCGAGAGCACGTACTCGGACGTGACTCACGAGGACCGCTCGCGCGTCGAAGAACGGTTCGTCGAGACGGTCCGCACCACCCGATACGAGGGCGGTACCGCGTTGGTCCCTGCGTTCGCCATCGGCCGCACACAGGAGGTGCTGACGGTGCTCGCGGACACCGAGATCCGACCGTATCTCGACGGGATGGGCCAGCGCGTCACCGACATCGTCCGCGACTACCCTGACTTCGTCCGCGACCCCGACGCCCTCCGGCGGGCGAAGTCGGGCGCCAGGTACGTGACCGGAGCGCAGGGCCAGCGCGAACGCGTCGCCGCCGACAACGAGGCCATCGTCACGACCTCCGGGATGCTCTCGGGCGGCCCCGTGATGAGCTACCTCCCGATGCTGCGCTCGGACCCGACAAACCGGGTGTGTCTCACCGGGTACCAGGTCGAGGGGACGAACGGCCGAACGCTCCTCGAACACGGTCGCTGCGAGCTGAACGGCGGCGTCGTCCCCGTCGCCGCCCGCGTCGAGCTATTCGACTTCTCCGCGCACGCCGACCGCGACGGCCTCCGGTCGTTCCTCGACGACTACCGCGGCGCGACCGTGCTCGTCAACCACGGCGACCGGTGTCCGGCGTTCGCCGAGGAACTGCGCGCGGACGGGTACGACGCCGCGGCGCCCGATCTCGGCGAGCGCGTGACGGTGTGACTCGCGCCCGACGCAACCTCCAATATCGAATGGCCCATGGGTGTTCGTGTGTCCCGCGACCCGGACGAGATCGACCCAGAGTCGGTTCTCGACCGCCGGAACCGGCGGATATCTCGGCAGGGCCACGCCGCGGTGACCGGCGCGTTGACCACGTCGGGGCTGGCGGTCGCGGCCCTCGCGGTCGCGGTCGCGTTCGGATTGGTCGAGTCGCGCGCGCTGTACCCCGTCTTCATGCTCGTCGCGCCGGGTGCGATCGGCGGCGTGTGGCTCAACGCAGCGCTGATCGGCCGCGTCGACCGGCCGATCACCTGGTTTCGACGGATCGTCGGCGCCGGGCTGGGCGTGGACGCGGCGCTGTTCGTCGTCGCCGTGGCGGTCGGCGGCGCGGCGACCGCGACCGTCCGGGTGCTCGCGGCCTTCTTCGCGATCGCGTGGCTGGGTGGTGCGGCGACGGCGTGGCGCTTCAGGTAACGCGGTTCCGACGACTCACAGCCACCCCTCTCGCCTGAAGTACGCGACGAGCACGAGCGCGATTCCCCCCATTCCGAGCATCGTCGCGTGGTAGGCGTATGGCCACGTCAACTCGGGCATCGACTCGAAGTTCATGCCGAACACGCCGGCGACGAACGTCAGCGGGAGGACGATCGTCGCGACGACTGTGAGCCGCCGCATCACCTCGTTGGTCGACTGCGAGAGCGTGTTGAGGTAGATGTCGCGGGCGCCGGTTGTGAGGTCCCGATACGTCTCGGTCAGTTCGACCACCTGCACGAGGTGGTCGTACACGTCGCGGTAGTACTTCTCGGTCGCCTCCGCGACCTGCTCGGCGTCGCCGCGCGAGAGGGCGTTCACCGCGTCTCGCGTGGGCCACACGACCCGCCGGACCGACAGCAGCTCCCGCCGGAGGTCGTTGATCGCGCCGAGCGTCTCCGGGTCGGGCGCCTCGACGACGCGCTCTTCGACGGTCTCGATGTCGTCCTCCAGTTCGTCGAGCAGGTGAAAGTAGCCGTCGACGACGCGGTCGACGACGAGGTACCCCGCGAAATCCGGCCCGCGCGCGAGCGCCCGCCGGTCGGCGTCGGCGAGCCGGTTCCACACCGCCTCGACGGCGTCGTCGCCGCCGGTCGTCACCGTCACCAGCCAGTCGTCGCCGATGAACACCCCCACCGGGCGCGTGCGGATCTCCTCGAGGAACGTCGTCTCACCGACGCGAAACCGCGCGCCCTTCACGAGCAGGAACGCGTACTCCTCCAGCAGCTCCGACTTCGGCCGCGCGTCGCCGAGCACGTCCTCGACGTGCAGCGGGTGGATATCGAACCGCTCAGTCACCGCCGCGAGTTCCCCGGTCGGTCGCGGGACGCGCCCGGCGTCCGCCTGTCCGTCGCGGACTCCGCCGGCGCGCTCGTCTTCGGCGGCCACCCACACCCACGTCGTCCCCGGCGCCTCCGCGGCCGCCGTCACCCCCTCGAACGTCGCGGCCTCCCCGTCCGTGTACGACATCGCGCGGATCACCGCGACCCGCCCCCGTCGTGCGCCTCGCCGTCCGACGTGGCTGATCCCGCGTCGGCCCCGCCGTAGGTCACCGTCGCGAGCGTCACGCCGACGAGCAGCCCCGCGATAGTCGCCTCCCGACCGGGGTACGGCTCGACGGTCCCGACGGCGTACCCGGCCAGCGACAGCACCGTCAGCGTCGCCGCCGCGAGGAACGACCCGTTCATGCGACGGTCCTCGGCGCCGGCCACCCTAATCGTTCGGGCGCGTAACATCCTTGGTACGTGCTGACGTAGCACGACGTATGTCCGTCGACGAACCGACACCGACCGTTCCCGACCTGACCGCCGACGAGCGCGCCGCGTTGCACGCGATCCAACTCGGGATCGAACACGCTCACCGGGCGTACGCCGACCTGCTCGGGTGTCACCACCGCACCGGTCACGCGATGGACCGCTTCGCGGCGGCTGAAGAGCACCTCCGCGCCGCCGGGCACGACGAGTACGCCGACGAGATCCGCGATCGCCTCCTCCCGGCAGGCGTCGTCGAGGACCGCTGGACGTACGAGCTCGTCACGGCCTACCAGCGCAACCTCCTCAACGAACTGGACGCGTTCGAGACTGGTCTCCGCGATGAGATCGCCGACGGCGTCGACCACGTCGCAGAGCGCGCACAGCAGCGCGCCTGGCGCGAGCGCGCGGAGTCGGAGGAGTGGACCGAGTGAGCGGGACGCGGCGTTCGCGGGCGAACCTCAGTCGTCGTCGACGATGACCTCGACGGGCTCGGACGCCTCGTCGTCGTCGTCGTCGCCGGCGCGACTCGCGCGCTCCTGATACAGCAGCGCGCCGGCGACGCCGAGCACGAGCCACGAGCGCCAGCTCGCGAGGTTGAGCGTGTAGCCGATGCCGAACGGCTTCTCCACCAGCATGCCCTCGCCGGGCCGCCAGTAGGAGGACAGCAGGCGGCCGACGCTCGGACGTTCGAAGTTGTACGGGATCCCGAAGAGCTCCCCCGTCTGAGGTTTGTCTGCCATACTCCCGATAACGACGCCGTATGATAAATCGTTTTGGCTCGCGTCCGACAGGTCGGGGGCGAGGGGTCGTCCCCGACGGCGACCCAGTCCTCCCGGTGCGCTACTGATCGGTGCGCGAACGAACGGGGACCGCGCCGCCCGGTCGCCGCCATCCCCCGAGCGCGGTCGCCTGGTCGCCGCCATGCCCCGCGTACGACCGCCCGTTCGCCCCCACCCAGTCCGCCAACTCCTGCGACGACCGCTACTGATAGCGACCGCGTCCCTCGATCCCGCGGAGGCGCTCCAGCACCGCCGGATCGCCCACCGCGCGGTAGCCGTCCTCGACGGCCGCGACGAGCGCCTCCGGATCGCTCGCCGTGCCCTCGATCGACTGCTCGAAGACGTGGAGGTCCATCGCGTAGTCCTCGACGTGGTCGGAGTTGAACCCGAGCCCGAAGTCGATGCAGAAGAGCCGCCCGTCCTCGGGCGTGTCCGGTCGCTCGCGGCTCGTTTCGTTCACCGCTCGCATCGAGGTCTCGCTCTGCTTGACCTCACAGCTCACTCTTATGTTGCGCGTCGTCGGGTCGCCGTGGACGATCCCCGCGCCGTGGAGTCGCGCGAGGTGTTCGCCGACGGTCCGGGCGTGCTCGGCGGTCAGCGCCGCCGCCAGATCGCACTCGCCGACGAACTGCAACGCGAGCGTCGCCTGCGCGACGTCCACGTCGCGCACGAGCGGCGTCGGGACGCCCGCGTTGCGGGCGGCCGCGAGCAGCCGCGCCTCCGCGACCGTCCGCTCGCGCCGGAGCGTCGCGTCCAGCTTCGGATGCCGGTACCCCTTCGCGAGCCGCCGCTTCAGTACCTCGTCGCCGTTGCCCTCGACGGTCGCCTCTGCGCCGCGTAGGGCTGCGTCGTCGTCCGCGCCGGGGGCGCGCGCGACCGACTCGCCCGAGCGCCACGTCACGGGCACCTGATCCGGCCGGAAGTCGGGATCGATCCCGGAATCGGCGACCGCGACCGTGTCGCCGGAGGCGGCCATCTTCTCGCCCAGTACGGCGATCATCCCGGCGTTGTCGCGGAGGAACCGCGGCTCGGGCGCGTGGAAGTCGGCGCCGCGCTCGGCGCACATCTCCGCGAGCATCTCCCGCAGGCGCGCGTTCTGTCCCACGCCGCCGCCCAGCACCAGCTCGTCGGTGCCCGTCAGCGACAGCGCCCGCTCGGCGACCTCGGTGAGCATCGCGAACACGTGCTCCTGCAGCGAGAAGCACACGTCCGCGACGGGGACGCCGTCGTCGTACGCCGCCTTCGCGGCCGACATGATCCCCGAGAACGAGAAGTCCATCCCCTTCACGACGTAGGGTAACTCGACGAACGACCCGTCCTCCGCGTGCGCTTCGATCTTCGGGCCGCCGGGGTGGCTCCAGCCGACGTGGCGGGTGAACTTGTCGAGGGCGTTGCCGACGCCGGTGTCCATCGTCTCGCCGAGCACGCGGTAGCGGCCGTCGTGAAAGCCCAGCAGGTGGGCGTTCGCCCCCGAGGCGTTCAGACAGACGGGCGAGTCGAAGCCCGCGCGGTGGCGGCCGATCTCCAGGTGTGCGACCATGTGGTTGACGCCGACCAGCGGCACGTCGAGCGTCTGCGCGAGCGCCCGGGCCGCGGTGGCGACGATCCGCAGGCACGGGCCGAGGCCGGGACCGCGCGAGAACGCGACGGCGTCGACCGGGGGGTCTCCCGCCGCGCGGTCGTCGTACTCGCCTCGGGCGTGCTCCAGCGCCGTCTCGATCACCCGCGGGATCGCCTCGCCCATGTGCTCGGCGGCCTCGCGCGGGTGAATGCCGCCGCTGTCGGGTTCGTACGGGTCGGACTCGATAAAAACGGCGTCGGCTTCGGCGTCGAACACCGCGGCGCTGGCGCACCAGGCCGTGCCCTCGACGCCGAGGACGCGCATCCGGCGTTAGGCTTCCTCTGCCTCGGCGTCCTCGTCGCCGGCGATGGCGTTCCGCTCGAGGACGTAGTCCTGCTCCACGTCGGCGGCGTGCTCGGCCGACTCGTACACCTTCGCGTAGCCGACGGTCTTGCGCATGCCGAACTTCGTGTCCAGCTCCTGAATGACGACCTCGTCGGAGCCCTTGTCGAGCTTCGCGGCGAGCGAGTCCCGGACCTGGAGGCGGGCGGGGGTTGCTTCGTCGTGCTGCACCTCGAACCGGACGTCCGTCCGGTGGAGCATGGGGTTCTCCTCCTCGGAGATGATGTCGATGTCCATGGTTCAGTTGTCAGTGAGTGCGCCCGAGAGGCGGAAAAGGATTTCGAAGGGGCTGTACCCCGATTCAGCGGCCGCGAGCAGGTCGCCGGCGCGCGCGGCCGGCTACCCGTCCACGCCCAGCGCCGCCAACGCCGCCGCGGTGTCGCCGTCGAGTTTTCCCAACAGTTCCCCCGCCTTGCGCTTCGAGTCCGGGGTCACGTCTACGAGCACCATCCCTTCGTCGGGCTGGCCGTACACGACGCTTGCCCCCTCCGGGGCCGCGACGATCGCGGGCACGGTCGCGAGATCTTCCTCGCCGGTCACGTAGATCACGACCGGGCCGTCGCTGGCGAGCGCATCGACGAGCGCGTCGAGCATGGCCGTCGAGAGCGTCGCCGGTTCGTTGTCGACCTCGATCCGGCGGTTCTCCCCGTCGAGGACCGCGGCGATCTCCGCGCCGACGGCCTCGCGCTTCGTCTTCCCGTCGATCACCGCCACGTCGGGGTCGCGTCCGGCGACGCGGAGGTGGTAGGTGACGACGTCGCCGACGGCGACGATCGGGTCGCCGGCTTCGGAGAGCAGTCGCTCCGCGTCGGTGTAGACGGGACCCATGGGGTCTTTGAACGCGCCGCGGAGGTCGTCGGGAAGCGTGAGCAGCGACATTCGATGAACGTGTTGCCTCTGGCTCGCGCAGTTACCGGACCTTCAGCGCGTAGCTGCCCGGTTCGCTCACGTTCATCTCCGGAGCGATCTCGGACTCCTCAGGGTGCGTGATGATGACGTAGCCGGCCCAGTCTTCCGTCAGGGAGGATGAGCCGCAGTTGTCGCACGTCTGGGCGTCGGGGCCGTTGACGAAGTGGCACTCGCGACAGGCGAGGCGGTCCTCCGCCATCAGTTACCCTCCGCGGGCGCCCCCTCGGCGCGGCGCCGAACGTCGGACTCGAGCCAGGCGTGCTTGCCGAGCCCGGGCTGTTTGGCGGTGAGGCCGATCTTCGAGTCGCGCGGGTTGCGCTCGTCGATCGACTTCGTGACGACGCGCACCCGGACGGGGTCGTCGACGCCGAGCGTCCGGTCGGACTCCGTCGAGGCGAGCTGCTGGTTCTCGCCGTCGTACGCGAGGTACTCGTCGGAGATCTGCGAGACGTGCAGCAGGCCGTCCACGGGGCCGATGCCGACGAAGGCGCCGAACTCGACGACCTCCACGACGTTCCCGTCGACGACCTCCTGCATGTCCGGATCGAAGGTCACGGCGTCGAACTCCGCCTGGTAGTACACGCCCGGTCTGTTCGGGAGGACGGCGCCGTCGCCGATATCCTGGACCTCGATGACGCTGACAACGCTGCCCACGTCCTCGTCCATGCGTCCCTCCAACTTGTCCTGCAAGAGCTTGCGGACGCGGTCGCGGCTCACGTCCGCCAGATGCTCCGGCGGGACCTCGACCGTGTCCTTGAGTCGTACCCGTTTGTACATGCTATGGTTCTGTTATCGCGAGTGTGTTCGCGCCCCTTAAACCGATTACGCGTACGCCCCGAGCGAGGAGGCGCTCGCGCAGGGGACGATCGTTCGTGACGACGTAGCCGTCGAATCCCTCGTCCCCGTCGGCGCCGGAACCGGCGCCGGCGGAGGCGAGTTCGACGACCGCGTCGTCGGCGTACTCCTCTGTCGTCTCGACGACCCGACACCGTTCGGCGAGGTCGCGGCCGACCGACGCGGCGGTGGCCTCCTCGCCGGCGCCCGTCGCGAGCGTCTCCAGCTCGGCGACGACCGCCTCCGGAGTGACGAGGTCGGAGTCGTCGACCAGACGGTCGAGTTCCTCGAAGACGCGAACGCCGCACTCGACTGGCATCATGAGCGCGTTCGTGTCGAGGACGACCATCGTCACCGGCTCTGTTACTCCGTGAGGGTCCCGACGCCGATGAGACGCCAGCGGGCGCCCATCCGGCGGTTGATCGCGATCTTCGCGCCCTCCTCCGCACAGATCGGTCGCTTGAGGTTGACCTCGCACTCGCCGGTCCGTGCGCTCGTCACCGCGCCCACGGT contains:
- a CDS encoding DNA-directed RNA polymerase, producing MYKRVRLKDTVEVPPEHLADVSRDRVRKLLQDKLEGRMDEDVGSVVSVIEVQDIGDGAVLPNRPGVYYQAEFDAVTFDPDMQEVVDGNVVEVVEFGAFVGIGPVDGLLHVSQISDEYLAYDGENQQLASTESDRTLGVDDPVRVRVVTKSIDERNPRDSKIGLTAKQPGLGKHAWLESDVRRRAEGAPAEGN
- a CDS encoding PIN domain-containing protein, which encodes MVVLDTNALMMPVECGVRVFEELDRLVDDSDLVTPEAVVAELETLATGAGEEATAASVGRDLAERCRVVETTEEYADDAVVELASAGAGSGADGDEGFDGYVVTNDRPLRERLLARGVRVIGLRGANTLAITEP
- the spt4 gene encoding transcription elongation factor subunit Spt4, producing MAEDRLACRECHFVNGPDAQTCDNCGSSSLTEDWAGYVIITHPEESEIAPEMNVSEPGSYALKVR